The following are from one region of the Gossypium hirsutum isolate 1008001.06 chromosome D03, Gossypium_hirsutum_v2.1, whole genome shotgun sequence genome:
- the LOC107950023 gene encoding uncharacterized protein gives MGELVIRPNFEEKLECPRCSAEKETLFHVLEDCPIARAILFIGGLDNSLITKDYHCCIDWLEDVIRVLNKRATTNLMITLWNSWNNRNNFIFRGKEEEAHVVWERGRTLSKDFRIFSLINDPLLPANPAVKRWEKHPRGYVKINFDASVSNNRTGFGVIARDDEGFVIDGGEGLKNEMILAELAEIYTFEESIKMVCALNIKTIVVFETDNASLVNRVKHHSTDVTIFGARVVPSFGFFASASVAS, from the exons ATGGGAGAGCTTGTTATTCGACcaaactttgaagaaaaattg GAGTGTCCTAGGTGCAGTGCTGAGAAAGAAACCCTTTTTCATGTCCTGGAAGACTGTCCAATAGCAAGGGCAATCCTCTTTATCGGTGGCCTTGACAATAGCCTCATTACGAAAGACTATCATTGCTGCATAGACTGGTTGGAAGACGTGATACGGGTGTTGAACAAGAGAGCTACTACTAATCTCATGATCACCTTATGGAACAGCTGGAACAATAGGAACAACTTCATCTTCCGTGGAAAGGAAGAAGAGGCGCATGTTGTGTGGGAAAGAGGTAGAACACTCAGTAAGGACTTTCGCATTTTTAGCTTGATTAATGACCCGTTGTTACCTGCTAACCCTGCTGTTAAAAGGTGGGAGAAACATCCGAGGGGTTATGTGAAAATAAACTTTGATGCTTCTGTAAGCAACAATAGAACTGGCTTTGGGGTTATCGCAAGGGACGATGAAGGTTTCGTTATAGATGGTGGCGAGGGGTTAAAAAATGAGATGATATTAGCAGAATTGGCTGAAATTTACACTTTCGAAGAAAGCATAAAGATGGTGTGTGCTCTTAATATCAAGACAATTGTGGTGTTTGAGACTGACAATGCAAGCTTAGTTAATAGAGTGAAGCATCACAGTACGGATGTCACTATCTTTGGTGCGcgg GTTGTCCCTTCCTTTGGATTCTTTGCCTCGGCTTCCGTCGCCTCTTAA